One part of the Sorangiineae bacterium MSr11954 genome encodes these proteins:
- a CDS encoding NAD(P)H-dependent oxidoreductase, producing the protein MNELLTERVASSSDRRLLSIGVILASVREGRRGEILAKWVVELLGQSPDVHAELLDLRDFELGAWTERIPELDAFVIVTPEYNHGYPGELKTALDSLYNPWNHKPVAFVSYGFSANGARAVEQLRQVVGELRMVAVRDEVNLRVGAYATNERGFPADQGALRSARAMVEELLWWGRLLQEGRRQRALTTAPA; encoded by the coding sequence ATGAACGAACTTCTTACCGAACGCGTTGCGTCGTCGTCCGATCGGCGTCTTCTATCCATTGGGGTCATCCTCGCGAGCGTCCGCGAGGGCCGCCGCGGTGAAATCTTGGCCAAGTGGGTCGTCGAGCTCCTCGGCCAATCCCCCGACGTTCACGCGGAGCTGCTCGATCTGCGCGACTTCGAGCTCGGCGCATGGACCGAGCGGATCCCCGAGCTCGACGCCTTCGTCATCGTGACCCCCGAGTACAACCACGGCTACCCCGGCGAGCTGAAGACGGCGCTCGATTCCTTGTATAATCCATGGAATCACAAGCCGGTGGCGTTCGTCAGCTACGGCTTCTCCGCCAACGGCGCCCGCGCGGTGGAGCAGTTGCGCCAAGTGGTGGGCGAGCTTCGCATGGTCGCCGTGCGCGACGAGGTCAACCTGCGCGTGGGCGCCTACGCCACCAACGAGCGCGGATTTCCCGCCGACCAAGGCGCCCTTCGAAGCGCGCGCGCGATGGTCGAGGAGCTCCTCTGGTGGGGGCGCCTCTTGCAAGAAGGACGAAGGCAGCGCGCCCTCACGACGGCGCCAGCTTGA
- a CDS encoding alcohol dehydrogenase catalytic domain-containing protein, which translates to MKALTFDFHFPRLAFARTLGSITANGYLSPLGPLRLSEVPDARILGDRWVVVETKSCGICGSDVKEVFMDGALDNPLTAVISFPHVMGHEHVGVVAEVGRAVTKVKVGDRVACSPWFSCAVRGLPECDACQRGHMSLCESFSGSEAKGDRFAPGMHAGTCRDISGGFAPWVPVHESACFPLPEPVPLTTAVLADPLAVALHAVLKSPPEPGETVLVYGCGGLGVLVVHMLARLFPRTRIVAADPRPHARALAEELGASATFAGRGAELIEAIAKATDAPVRRPKFALPWLHKGVDRVYDTVGSAQTLETAVRAIKPMGALVLVGVATPARFEWTPLYFKELQILGSSGYGMETLFGRRAHAFEHVFELLARGDLDPAGVVTHRFPLEGYKEAFLTARSKGTAPSIKVVFDFV; encoded by the coding sequence GTGAAAGCCCTCACCTTCGACTTTCACTTCCCGAGGCTCGCGTTCGCGCGCACCCTCGGATCCATCACGGCCAACGGCTACCTGAGCCCCCTCGGCCCTCTGCGCCTCTCCGAGGTCCCCGACGCGCGCATCCTCGGCGATCGCTGGGTGGTCGTCGAGACCAAGTCGTGTGGCATCTGCGGGAGCGACGTGAAGGAGGTCTTCATGGACGGCGCGCTCGACAACCCGCTCACCGCCGTCATCTCGTTTCCGCACGTGATGGGTCACGAGCACGTGGGCGTCGTGGCCGAGGTCGGGCGCGCGGTGACCAAGGTCAAGGTCGGCGATCGGGTCGCCTGTTCGCCTTGGTTCAGTTGTGCGGTGCGCGGCCTCCCCGAGTGCGACGCCTGCCAGCGCGGGCACATGTCGCTGTGCGAGAGCTTCTCCGGCTCCGAAGCGAAAGGCGATCGCTTTGCGCCGGGCATGCACGCCGGCACGTGCCGGGATATCTCGGGCGGCTTTGCGCCGTGGGTCCCGGTCCATGAATCGGCGTGTTTTCCCCTGCCGGAGCCGGTGCCCCTCACCACCGCCGTCCTCGCCGATCCATTGGCGGTCGCGCTCCACGCGGTCCTGAAGTCGCCCCCCGAGCCCGGCGAAACGGTGCTCGTGTACGGGTGCGGCGGCCTGGGGGTGCTGGTCGTTCATATGCTCGCGCGGCTCTTCCCGCGCACGCGCATCGTGGCGGCCGATCCGCGCCCGCACGCGCGCGCGCTGGCCGAGGAGCTCGGCGCGAGCGCCACCTTCGCCGGGCGCGGCGCGGAGCTGATCGAGGCCATCGCCAAGGCGACGGACGCGCCCGTGCGCCGGCCGAAATTTGCGCTCCCCTGGCTGCACAAAGGGGTCGATCGCGTTTACGACACGGTGGGCTCCGCGCAGACGTTGGAGACCGCCGTGCGCGCCATCAAGCCCATGGGGGCGCTGGTGCTGGTGGGGGTGGCCACGCCCGCGCGCTTCGAGTGGACGCCGCTCTATTTCAAGGAGCTGCAGATCCTCGGCTCCAGCGGCTACGGCATGGAGACGCTCTTCGGCCGCAGGGCGCACGCGTTCGAGCACGTCTTCGAGCTGCTCGCGCGCGGCGATCTCGATCCCGCCGGCGTCGTCACCCACCGCTTCCCGCTCGAGGGCTACAAAGAAGCGTTCTTGACCGCGCGCTCGAAGGGCACGGCGCCCTCCATCAAAGTGGTGTTCGACTTTGTGTAG
- a CDS encoding NAD-dependent epimerase/dehydratase family protein, with product MTDLVTGATGFIGSHLAERLVREGRRVRVLCRPGSESKLPADLRPRVEVMHGDLRDHASLGRAVAGVARIFHCAGHVSDWGSQDEFAATNVRGTEALYRAAREAKVERAVHFSSIAVFGTPSPAYFDDATPTHGTKSRDGYSTTKAEGEEVARKAFAGGLPLTILRPAVVYGPRGTWLEEPLSMIRQGKMFLLGGGAGTCHPCYIENLVDATLLAAEHPRALGEAFIVGDGEPVTFREFFGAVASLAGRGPIERSIPLAVARTMASSFETIARLRRATSRPLLTHAAIDMVTTTSAMSSRKICELLGFAPRYSFARAFEELRALYRGGAGATQSRTPL from the coding sequence ATGACCGATCTGGTGACCGGTGCAACGGGATTCATTGGCAGCCACCTCGCCGAGCGGCTCGTCCGCGAGGGGCGTAGGGTGCGCGTTCTTTGCCGGCCAGGGAGCGAAAGCAAGCTGCCGGCGGATCTCCGGCCGCGCGTGGAGGTGATGCACGGAGATCTGCGGGATCACGCGTCCCTCGGCCGGGCGGTCGCGGGTGTCGCGCGCATCTTTCATTGCGCCGGCCATGTGTCGGATTGGGGATCGCAAGATGAGTTCGCCGCTACCAATGTGCGCGGCACGGAAGCGCTCTATCGCGCGGCACGCGAGGCCAAGGTGGAGCGTGCGGTTCATTTCAGTTCCATCGCGGTGTTCGGGACGCCGTCGCCGGCCTACTTCGATGATGCGACCCCCACCCATGGAACGAAGTCTCGAGATGGATATTCCACCACCAAAGCCGAAGGCGAAGAGGTGGCGCGAAAGGCCTTTGCGGGCGGGCTGCCGCTCACCATCCTGCGCCCCGCGGTGGTGTACGGTCCGCGCGGCACATGGCTCGAAGAGCCGCTCTCCATGATCCGCCAGGGCAAGATGTTCCTCTTGGGCGGCGGCGCCGGCACCTGCCACCCTTGCTACATCGAGAACTTGGTCGACGCGACCTTGCTCGCAGCCGAGCACCCGCGCGCGCTGGGCGAGGCGTTCATCGTGGGCGACGGCGAGCCGGTGACCTTTCGCGAGTTCTTCGGCGCCGTGGCCTCGCTCGCGGGGCGCGGGCCCATCGAGCGGTCCATCCCGCTCGCGGTGGCGCGCACCATGGCCTCCTCCTTCGAGACCATCGCGCGCCTTCGCCGCGCGACCTCGCGGCCGCTGCTCACGCACGCCGCCATCGACATGGTGACCACCACGAGCGCGATGTCGAGCCGCAAGATTTGCGAGCTCTTGGGCTTCGCCCCGAGGTATTCGTTCGCCCGCGCCTTCGAAGAGCTTCGTGCGCTCTATCGGGGAGGCGCGGGGGCTACACAAAGTCGAACACCACTTTGA
- a CDS encoding LysR family transcriptional regulator: protein MSLRSGQTSFALEDLRLLTALAESGSLAGAARRLHVNHASAWRRLGAMEERLGVRLFDRDRNGYTPTLAGEKAIAAAARMTSELDELERTLAGQDVRPTGTVRLTTTETLLELLAPVAVTLRASHPGIVLEVVTADAFFNLTRRDADIALRPSATAPEHLAARKIARIATAVYAAPAYLRGRSKADPLALDWLAPDDNLAHLGSARWIAAHVPAERIVHRASALPALRAAARAGLGLCALPCYMGDVDPKLVRAMAPLAEMASALWLLTHPDLQRTARVRVVLDAFAEQLVRHRTLLEGERPRG, encoded by the coding sequence GTGAGTTTGCGCTCAGGACAAACATCGTTCGCCCTGGAGGATCTCCGACTTCTCACCGCCTTGGCCGAATCGGGCTCGCTCGCCGGCGCCGCGCGGAGGCTCCACGTGAACCACGCCAGCGCATGGCGGCGCCTGGGCGCCATGGAAGAGCGGCTCGGCGTGCGCCTCTTCGACCGCGATCGAAACGGCTACACCCCTACCCTCGCGGGCGAAAAAGCCATCGCCGCCGCCGCGCGCATGACGTCGGAGCTGGACGAGCTGGAGCGAACCCTGGCCGGCCAAGACGTGCGCCCCACGGGGACCGTGCGCCTCACCACCACGGAGACCTTGCTGGAGCTACTGGCCCCCGTGGCCGTCACCTTGCGCGCCTCGCACCCGGGCATCGTGCTGGAGGTGGTCACGGCCGACGCCTTCTTCAACCTGACCCGCCGCGACGCCGACATCGCCTTGCGCCCCTCGGCCACCGCCCCGGAGCACCTCGCGGCGCGCAAGATCGCGCGCATCGCCACCGCGGTGTATGCCGCACCGGCGTATCTGCGCGGCCGCAGCAAGGCCGATCCGCTGGCGCTCGACTGGCTCGCCCCCGACGACAACCTCGCGCACCTGGGCTCCGCGCGCTGGATCGCGGCGCACGTACCGGCGGAGCGGATCGTCCACCGCGCCAGCGCCCTGCCCGCGCTGCGTGCGGCGGCGCGCGCGGGCCTGGGCCTCTGCGCGCTGCCTTGCTACATGGGCGACGTCGACCCCAAGCTGGTGCGCGCCATGGCGCCGCTCGCGGAGATGGCGAGCGCGCTCTGGCTCCTCACGCACCCCGATTTGCAGCGCACCGCGCGGGTGCGCGTGGTGCTCGACGCGTTCGCCGAGCAGCTGGTGCGCCATCGTACGTTGCTGGAGGGCGAGCGCCCCCGCGGGTGA
- a CDS encoding SDR family oxidoreductase, producing MHVTNASSESDARRKNLLLVGAHGVIGRAMTEHFVGLEPWSLTTAARRGAVTGLDVRGGTPPSALSVDLLDPRAATARLAEARSTTHLVYAAYVERPTMAETVAPNVAMLANTLDGLAQAGAPLEHVVLVGGGKSYGEHLGPYKTPAKESDPRFLGPIFYNDQEDLLLDRAAKYGFKWTVLRPDAVIGFSVQSPMNLLMSIAVYAAISKDAGVPLRFPGKHGTWSALHQITDAGLFARAAEWALTSPAAAGQIFNVTNGDLFRWQHLWPEIAAFFDMPAAPPQPMSLVDQMADKEPRWNQLVARHGLVPTPWSQVASWGFADAVFGMEFDLVQSTIKIRKAGFHGAEDSHESVLAHLARLRREKYIP from the coding sequence ATGCACGTTACGAACGCTTCGTCCGAGTCCGATGCACGTCGAAAGAACCTTTTGCTGGTGGGCGCCCACGGTGTGATCGGCCGCGCCATGACCGAGCACTTCGTGGGGCTCGAGCCTTGGTCGCTGACGACGGCGGCGCGCCGCGGCGCCGTGACGGGGCTCGATGTGCGCGGCGGCACCCCGCCGAGCGCGCTCTCCGTCGATTTGCTCGACCCGCGCGCGGCGACCGCGCGGCTCGCCGAAGCGCGATCGACCACGCACCTCGTGTATGCCGCCTATGTGGAGCGCCCGACCATGGCCGAGACCGTCGCGCCCAATGTGGCCATGCTGGCGAACACCTTGGACGGCCTCGCGCAGGCCGGCGCGCCGCTCGAGCACGTGGTGCTGGTGGGCGGCGGCAAGTCGTACGGCGAGCACCTCGGGCCCTACAAGACGCCGGCGAAGGAGAGCGATCCGCGCTTTCTCGGACCCATCTTCTACAACGACCAAGAAGATCTGTTGCTCGACCGCGCCGCGAAATATGGATTCAAATGGACGGTCCTCCGCCCCGACGCGGTGATTGGCTTCAGCGTCCAATCGCCCATGAACCTGCTCATGAGCATCGCCGTGTACGCCGCCATCAGCAAAGACGCCGGCGTGCCGCTCCGCTTTCCGGGCAAGCACGGCACATGGTCGGCGCTTCATCAAATCACCGACGCGGGATTGTTCGCGCGCGCGGCCGAGTGGGCCCTGACGTCGCCCGCCGCGGCGGGGCAAATCTTCAACGTGACCAATGGCGATCTCTTTCGATGGCAGCACCTCTGGCCCGAGATCGCGGCCTTCTTCGATATGCCGGCCGCCCCGCCTCAGCCCATGAGCCTCGTCGATCAAATGGCCGACAAAGAACCGCGATGGAACCAATTGGTCGCGCGCCATGGTTTGGTGCCCACGCCGTGGTCCCAAGTCGCCTCGTGGGGCTTTGCCGACGCCGTCTTCGGGATGGAGTTCGATCTCGTGCAGAGCACCATCAAAATCCGAAAAGCAGGCTTCCACGGCGCCGAAGATAGCCATGAGAGCGTCCTTGCCCACCTCGCCCGCCTGCGCCGCGAAAAGTACATTCCGTGA
- a CDS encoding glutathione binding-like protein, which produces MKLYYARGTCSLASHIVAQEADIPLELERVDIAKTPHRTSDGKDFGAIHANAYVPALRLDDGSLLTEGVAIVQYLADRRPESRLAPPAGTLERYRLQAWLTFISSELHKMYSPWLFHPEFGEQAAEVARAKIATRLAFVEDHFAGKGHLVPSGAAELSGPYLLGETFTAADAYLYTIVGWSPFTKIDLQPFPRIRAFMTQVSSRPKVREALRGHGMKVPAEGEWR; this is translated from the coding sequence ATGAAACTCTATTACGCCCGTGGAACCTGCTCGCTCGCGTCCCATATCGTCGCCCAAGAGGCCGATATTCCGTTGGAGCTCGAGCGGGTCGACATCGCCAAGACGCCGCATCGCACGAGCGACGGCAAAGACTTCGGCGCCATCCACGCGAACGCGTACGTTCCGGCGCTGCGCTTGGACGATGGATCGCTGCTCACCGAGGGCGTGGCCATCGTGCAATACCTCGCCGACCGAAGGCCCGAGTCCCGCTTGGCACCCCCCGCTGGCACCCTGGAACGCTACCGGCTCCAAGCGTGGCTCACGTTCATCTCCTCCGAGCTGCACAAGATGTACAGCCCGTGGCTCTTTCACCCCGAGTTCGGCGAACAGGCCGCCGAGGTCGCGCGCGCGAAGATCGCCACCCGCCTGGCCTTCGTCGAGGATCACTTCGCGGGCAAGGGGCACCTGGTGCCCTCGGGGGCGGCCGAGCTCTCAGGGCCGTATCTCCTCGGTGAAACGTTCACCGCGGCCGACGCGTACCTGTACACCATCGTCGGCTGGTCGCCGTTCACCAAGATCGATCTCCAGCCGTTCCCGCGCATCCGCGCGTTCATGACGCAGGTCTCGTCTCGTCCCAAGGTTCGCGAGGCCCTGCGCGGCCATGGGATGAAGGTCCCTGCCGAGGGAGAATGGCGATGA
- the hpnR gene encoding hopanoid C-3 methylase HpnR, with protein sequence MKVLCVHPSGLMYTEIFLRLEPLGVELVAASVRRAGHDVRLLDLQAATHKDFFRMLDSFRPDAVLFGMNYLANVPEVVDLCKAVKQRLPRTLTCVGGHSASFTARELLEHARGDIDCVVRGEGEEAAPRVLDAWRDDPKNLHLLDGVITLTGEGPPPKQIHSLDDLRPARDLLPNRKKYFIGVLDPAASIEFSRGCPWDCSFCSAWTFYGRSYRKVAPELCAEDLASIREEGVFIVDDVAFIQAEHGHAIADAIEKRNIKKRYYLETRGDVLLRNKELFVRWKKLGMEYMFLGLEAIDAEGLKAFRKRVPLGKNFEALEYARSLGIMVAVNIIADPDWDEARFAVIREWALSVPEIVNISVNTPYPGTETFLTDARTFTTRDYRLFDIQHAVLPTKLPLARFYEELVKTQQVLNKKHLGLAALKATAEISARLLLQGQTNFVKMLWKFSSVYNPKRQLADHAQPVKYEMKLPVVAEKKKIDPRKLYVLPPNSKAAQANLLITRES encoded by the coding sequence ATGAAGGTCCTGTGCGTTCATCCGAGTGGTCTCATGTACACCGAGATTTTCCTGCGGCTCGAGCCGCTGGGGGTCGAGCTGGTGGCAGCGTCGGTTCGAAGAGCGGGGCACGACGTGCGCCTCTTGGATCTCCAAGCGGCCACGCACAAAGACTTCTTCCGCATGCTCGACAGCTTCCGCCCCGACGCGGTCCTGTTCGGGATGAACTACCTGGCCAATGTCCCCGAGGTCGTCGACCTCTGCAAGGCCGTCAAGCAGCGTCTGCCGCGCACCCTCACGTGCGTGGGCGGCCATAGCGCGTCGTTCACCGCCCGCGAGCTGCTCGAGCATGCGCGCGGCGACATCGATTGCGTGGTGCGCGGCGAGGGCGAGGAGGCGGCGCCGCGCGTGCTCGATGCCTGGCGCGACGATCCGAAGAATTTGCACCTGCTCGACGGGGTCATCACCCTCACGGGCGAGGGCCCGCCGCCCAAGCAGATCCACTCGCTGGACGATCTGCGCCCCGCGCGCGATCTCCTCCCGAACCGCAAAAAGTACTTCATTGGCGTCTTGGATCCGGCGGCCTCCATCGAGTTCTCGCGCGGCTGCCCGTGGGACTGTTCCTTCTGCAGCGCCTGGACGTTCTACGGCCGGAGCTACCGCAAGGTCGCCCCCGAGCTCTGCGCGGAGGATCTGGCGAGCATCCGCGAAGAGGGCGTCTTCATCGTGGACGACGTGGCCTTCATCCAAGCCGAGCACGGCCACGCCATCGCCGACGCCATCGAAAAACGAAATATCAAAAAGCGCTATTACCTGGAGACGCGCGGCGACGTTCTCCTGCGCAACAAGGAGCTCTTCGTCCGCTGGAAGAAGCTCGGCATGGAGTACATGTTCCTCGGGCTCGAGGCCATCGACGCCGAGGGCCTCAAGGCATTTCGCAAGCGCGTGCCCTTGGGGAAGAACTTCGAGGCCCTCGAGTACGCGCGGTCGCTCGGCATCATGGTGGCCGTCAACATCATCGCCGATCCCGACTGGGACGAGGCGCGCTTCGCGGTCATCCGCGAGTGGGCCCTCTCGGTGCCCGAAATCGTGAACATCAGCGTCAACACGCCCTACCCGGGGACCGAGACCTTCCTCACCGACGCGCGCACCTTCACCACCCGCGACTACCGCCTCTTCGACATTCAACACGCCGTTTTGCCCACCAAGCTGCCGCTCGCCCGCTTCTACGAGGAGCTGGTGAAGACGCAGCAAGTCCTGAACAAGAAGCACCTCGGCCTCGCCGCCCTGAAGGCCACGGCCGAGATCTCCGCGCGCCTCTTGCTCCAGGGGCAAACGAACTTCGTGAAGATGCTCTGGAAGTTCAGCTCCGTCTACAACCCCAAGCGCCAGCTCGCCGACCACGCGCAGCCCGTCAAATACGAAATGAAGCTCCCGGTGGTCGCCGAAAAGAAGAAGATCGATCCGCGCAAGCTCTACGTGCTCCCGCCGAACAGCAAGGCGGCGCAGGCGAACCTCTTGATCACGCGCGAGTCGTAG
- a CDS encoding multidrug efflux SMR transporter gives MTSLVAWLALAFAGLLDVAWAISMKYAEGYTRLGWSLVSLVLLGGFVFLLGRALQVLPMGTAYAVWTGIGAVGTVLTGVLLFGEALNAVRVGGIVLVLAGIVALKLAPS, from the coding sequence ATGACCTCGCTGGTTGCATGGCTCGCCCTGGCGTTCGCGGGGCTGCTCGACGTGGCGTGGGCCATCTCGATGAAGTACGCCGAGGGCTACACGCGGCTCGGGTGGAGTCTGGTCTCGCTGGTGCTCCTGGGCGGCTTCGTCTTTCTGCTGGGACGAGCGCTCCAAGTGTTGCCGATGGGGACCGCCTACGCGGTGTGGACGGGCATCGGCGCCGTGGGCACGGTGCTCACCGGTGTGCTGCTCTTCGGCGAGGCGCTCAACGCGGTGCGCGTGGGCGGCATCGTGTTGGTGCTCGCCGGGATCGTCGCGCTCAAGCTGGCGCCGTCGTGA